From Actinomycetota bacterium:
GCTTCGTCAACGTCTTCGTCCGCGACGAGGACGTCCGTTTCCTGGACGGCCTGGACACACCCGTCGAGGACGGTGACGTCGTCTCGATCGTCCCCGCCGTCGCCGGCGGCTGACCGCACCCGCTCGTGCGCGCACCGCGCATGCGTTCGTCCGATCGGCGTGCGCCTGGCAGGTTCCCCCGCCGTGGGCGCCCGCGTCGGGTGCACCGTCGCGCGTGGGGACGTTGACGGCCGACGAGACACGCGCGCCCGCGTCGCGCTGATCAGGAGCCTTCTCTTGCCTGCGATCTTCCACGTCCGCCGACTGCTGGTCGTGCTGGCCATCGTGGCGGTCGGCCCGGTGGGGCCGGCTCACGCCGACGACCCGTCGCTGTGGTTCCCACAGCAGCTGCCGGTGCAGTTCACCGACACCTGGGGCGAGGCCCGCGCGAGCGGACGGACCCACACGGGGACCGACATCATGGGCGCCCAGATGGATCAGGTCTACGCCGCCGCCTCGGGCGTGATCAGACGCGCGGCCGGCGAGGACTGCACACCCGGCACGTACTGCTCGTCATTCTCGCTGCTGATCAACGGTGACGACGGGCACAGCTACTTCTACGTGCACCTGAACAACGACACCCCGGGCCGACCGCAGGGCTGCGACGGGCTGGGCGGGGCGGACGGCGCGTTCGCCCCGCGCCTGGTGGACGTCCTGCGCCGCCGCGGCACCTTGGAGGGGGTCCGCGTCGAGCGCGGGGAGCACGTGGCGTACGTCGGTTCGTCGGGCAACGCCCCATGCGGTGTCGACCACACCCACTTCGAGATCTGGCACGGCCACGACTGGGGCAGCCCCAAGATCAACCCCTACCCGGCCTTGCGTGCGGCGTTCGACGCCGGGCGGGTATGGGACGCCGAGGGCGCGCCTCCGCCGCCGGGGCGGTACGACCGTGTGGCGGGCCGCAACCGCATCGAAACCGCCGTCGCGCTGTCGCAGCACAGCTTCTCCTCCGCCACCACGGTGGTGATCGCGCCGGCCAACTTCCACGTCGAGCCGCTCGCCGCTGCGCCGCTGGCCGCGAAGCTCGGCGGGCCCGTACTGACCGTCTGGGCGGAAGGACCCGATGTCGTCCCCCAGGTGGTCGCCGATGAGATCGGCCGGCTCGGCGCGACGCGGGCGGTGCTGGTCGGCACGCCCGAGCGCCTCTCGAGCGACGCGGAACGCGAGCTCGTCGAGGAGGCGGGACTGGCCGCCGCCCACCTGCGTCGCATCGCGGGGAGCGACCCGTTCGAGGTCGCGGGCAACGTCGCCCGGGAGGTCCTGCAAGGAGCGAGCGGACCGGTCTCACCCCTGCTGGCTCTGGGCTCCCACAGCGACCCCAACCGGTCCTGGCCGGACGCGCTCGCCGGGAGCGTCGTCGCCGCCCGTCAGGGCGTGCCCGTGCTGCTCACCCGCGAGGACCGCCTGCCCGACGCGACCCGGCAGCTCCTGGCCCGTGCTGACGTCAGCGAGGTCCGCATCGTCGGCGGCCATGTCGCGATCGACCCCGCCGTGGAGGACGAGGTCCGCGTCCTCGGCCACGCCACCCGCCGGGTGTTCGGGCCCACCCGCCACGAGACGTCTC
This genomic window contains:
- a CDS encoding cell wall-binding repeat-containing protein, translated to MPAIFHVRRLLVVLAIVAVGPVGPAHADDPSLWFPQQLPVQFTDTWGEARASGRTHTGTDIMGAQMDQVYAAASGVIRRAAGEDCTPGTYCSSFSLLINGDDGHSYFYVHLNNDTPGRPQGCDGLGGADGAFAPRLVDVLRRRGTLEGVRVERGEHVAYVGSSGNAPCGVDHTHFEIWHGHDWGSPKINPYPALRAAFDAGRVWDAEGAPPPPGRYDRVAGRNRIETAVALSQHSFSSATTVVIAPANFHVEPLAAAPLAAKLGGPVLTVWAEGPDVVPQVVADEIGRLGATRAVLVGTPERLSSDAERELVEEAGLAAAHLRRIAGSDPFEVAGNVAREVLQGASGPVSPLLALGSHSDPNRSWPDALAGSVVAARQGVPVLLTREDRLPDATRQLLARADVSEVRIVGGHVAIDPAVEDEVRVLGHATRRVFGPTRHETSLRLAEELLGAGTASAAEVYVATGGNFPDAVAAGPAVARTGHVLVLADGADADLQYELWPWLRDRAAEIETVHAVGGTAAVSDPVLRRVASFANWPR